One Helicobacter pylori NCTC 11637 = CCUG 17874 = ATCC 43504 = JCM 12093 genomic window, AAATCGTAGCAGCAGAAAAAATATCGTCTTTTTTGATCCAAAACACCGCCGTGTTAGTCTCTATGTATTTGTCTAAAATCTCATGCTTGTAAGAAAGGTGGTTATAAATGACCTCATAAGCGCTACCCTCTAAATATTTTTTAGGGGTGGGTTCTATGATTTTATAGGGGTCATGCTGGCGCGATTGTCTTTGTACATCTTCATAGGGGGATTGTTTTCTTACCATCACACTAACCTTTTAGGAGCGTCTTGTTTGATCGCTTTAGAGCGTCTGATTTTATCTTGCAAAACCATAAGAGCGTATTGTAAAGTTTCTGGGCGCGGCGCGCAACCGGGCAAGTAAATATCCACAGGAACAACTCTGTCCGCTCCTTGAACGGTCGCATAAGTGTTGAACATCCCGCCCGTGTTAGCGCAACTCCCCATAGAAATCACCCATTTAGGCTCAGGCATTTGATCATAGAGCCTGCGCATAAACTCGGCATGTTTTTTAGTGAGCGTGCCAGCGATGATCATCACATCAGATTGCCTAGGACTCGCTCTAAAAATCGTGCCAAATCTGTCAAAATCAAACCTTGAACCCCCTGTCGCCATCATCTCAATCGCGCAACACGCCAAGCCGTAAGTTAAAGGCCAAAGCGAATTAGAACGCCCCCAATTCAATAATTTATCCAAAGTGCTTAGAACAACTGGTGCTTGTTGCATTATTTCACCTCTAATTTCTGCCAACTCAAAGCGTTTCGCTTTAAAGCGTAAATAAAACCAATGGTTAAAAAGAAGACAAAGCCTAGCATTTCAACGAGCCCAAACAAGCCTAATTTTTTAAAATCAATCGCCCAAGGAAACATGAAAACGATTTCTACATCAAATAAAATAAAAAGCATGGCCATGATATAGAAATGGTGCGACACCCTATTAGGCTGTTTGAGAGCCACAGGCCCGCATTCATAGGGAGCGAGCTTGAGCTTTTCGCCCTTTTTTTGAGCCATTTTACGGCTTAAAAACCTTTGAATCCTTAAGGTTAAGTTAAACACCCAAAAGGTGAATACTAGCAAAACAAAAACGCCAAAATAGGGGTGATTCAATGCTTCTGTGGCTTGTTGCATCAGACTCTCAAACTCCTTTAATTACTAGCAAAATGACAAAGCCAATTAAACCATGTTTTTGCTAATCGTTAGCTGAAAAAATAAAAATTATTTTAACATTTCTTAAGAAGCCATTTCTATGAGTTTGGGCATTAAATCTTGCATAGCATGCACCGCGCTTTCATTAATGCATTGGACATTCTGGGGTAAATGGGCGTTTTTAGCCTTAGGGTCAATGTAATAAATGAGGGCGTCTTTATGCGCATGCGTGTAGAGGCTAGCGGCCGGATAGACTTGCAAAGAAGTGCCAATGATGATTAAAAGATGCGCTTGTTTGACTAAAGAAATCGCTTCTTTAAGCAAAGGCACCGCTTCGCCAAACCACACAATATCAGGGCGTAATTGCGAATCATCTTGGGCGAGATCGCCTAAATTCAAGTCCTTTTCCCACCTATAAACTAAATTAGGATCTTTTTCGCTGCGAACGCTTAATAATTCCCCATGCAAGTGCAAAATGCGAGAAGAACCCGCCCTTTCATGCAAATCATCTACATTTTGGGTGATGATATTAACTTGATAGTGTTTTTCCAATTCCGCTAAAGCCTTATGGGCCTTGTTAGGATAGACTTCAAAAAGCTGTCGGCGCCTTTGGTTGTAAAAATCCAACACCTTTTGCGGGTTCTTTTTCCAACCATAAGGCGAG contains:
- a CDS encoding NAD(P)H-quinone oxidoreductase subunit 3 — its product is MQQATEALNHPYFGVFVLLVFTFWVFNLTLRIQRFLSRKMAQKKGEKLKLAPYECGPVALKQPNRVSHHFYIMAMLFILFDVEIVFMFPWAIDFKKLGLFGLVEMLGFVFFLTIGFIYALKRNALSWQKLEVK
- a CDS encoding NuoB/complex I 20 kDa subunit family protein, yielding MQQAPVVLSTLDKLLNWGRSNSLWPLTYGLACCAIEMMATGGSRFDFDRFGTIFRASPRQSDVMIIAGTLTKKHAEFMRRLYDQMPEPKWVISMGSCANTGGMFNTYATVQGADRVVPVDIYLPGCAPRPETLQYALMVLQDKIRRSKAIKQDAPKRLV
- a CDS encoding SIR2 family NAD-dependent protein deacylase, giving the protein MKNLVILSGAGISAESGIKTFRDADGLWEGHDIMEVASPYGWKKNPQKVLDFYNQRRRQLFEVYPNKAHKALAELEKHYQVNIITQNVDDLHERAGSSRILHLHGELLSVRSEKDPNLVYRWEKDLNLGDLAQDDSQLRPDIVWFGEAVPLLKEAISLVKQAHLLIIIGTSLQVYPAASLYTHAHKDALIYYIDPKAKNAHLPQNVQCINESAVHAMQDLMPKLIEMAS